One part of the Kryptolebias marmoratus isolate JLee-2015 linkage group LG2, ASM164957v2, whole genome shotgun sequence genome encodes these proteins:
- the reep3b gene encoding receptor expression-enhancing protein 3, translated as MVSWMISRCVVLLFGTLYPAYYSYKAVKTKNVKEYVRWMMYWIVFALYTVVETITDLTLAWFPLYYELKIAFVIWLLSPYTRGASLIYRKCLHPLLSSREREIDEYIVQARERSYETMVNFGKQGLTIAATAAVSAAVKGQGAITEKLRSLSMHDLTQIDQQEDQGNQLYQYSSRSANPATRRSQNTNPAARDEYYYEQEERTDEDGEPTFSEDEAVSQKGVRRSQSVKITRSKLRKDPRYGSLKIKSKKRPTVSSAIYAP; from the exons gCTGCTGTTTGGGACCCTGTATCCTGCATATTACTCTTACAAAGCTGTCAAAACCAAAAATGTCAAGGAATAT GTACGATGGATGATGTATTGGATTGTATTTGCTCTGTATACAGTTGTGGAGACCATCACAGACCTAACACTGGCATG GTTTCCTCTGTACTATGAGCTGAAGATAGCTTTTGTAATCTGGCTGCTGTCCCCCTACACCAGAGGAGCAAGTCTCATTTACAGGAAGTGTCTGCACCCCCTGCTGTCCTCCAGGGAGAGA GAAATAGATGAATACATTGTGCAGGCCAGAGAGAGAAGCTATGAGACGATGGTGAACTTTGGCAAACAGGGACTAACCATTGCAGCCACTGCTGCTGTCAGTGCTGCTGTTAAG GGTCAGGGTGCCATCACAGAAAAGCTGCGTAGCCTGAGTATGCACGATCTGACACAGATAGACCAGCAGGAAGACCAAGGGAACCAGCTGTACCAGTACAGCTCCCGCTCTGCTAACCCAGCCACCAGGAGATCTCAGAACACCAACCCTGCTGCCAGAGATg agtACTATTACGAGCAGGAGGAGAGGACTGATGAGGACGGCGAGCCGACCTTCTCAGAGGACGAGGCTGTCAGTCAGAAAGGAGTGAGGCGATCGCAGAGTGTCAAAATCACAAGATCGAAGCTCCGCAAAGAC CCTCGTTACGGATCTCTGAAGATTAAAAGTAAGAAGAGACCAACAGTGAGCTCGGCGATCTACGCACCATGA